The Polymorphobacter megasporae genome window below encodes:
- the egtD gene encoding L-histidine N(alpha)-methyltransferase, protein MLHLAVRDDDDGDFGEAVLAGLAQPQKTIPARFFYDTIGSELFEKITALPEYYPTRTEVGILTANGAAIATAVGPGRAVIEFGSGSSAKTPLLLRTVAASAYVPIDISAEFLDMAAADLARKLPELPVFPLAADFTRPLKLPAGIVGRPKLGFFPGSTLGNLAPAAAIDLLRAFSDTLGEGSWLVIGLDLRKDSATLEAAYNDAAGVTAAFNLNLLHRINRELDGTIDVDDFTHWAPFNADLGRIEMHLRAVRDTSFTVLGSPVTMAAGETIHTENSYKWTLDEARLLARAAGWDPVDAWTDDAARFALHLWRRDDGAIEP, encoded by the coding sequence ATGCTCCATCTGGCCGTACGCGACGACGACGACGGCGACTTTGGCGAGGCGGTGCTGGCCGGCCTCGCCCAGCCGCAAAAAACGATCCCCGCGCGCTTTTTCTACGACACGATCGGGTCCGAACTATTTGAGAAGATTACCGCCCTCCCCGAATATTATCCGACGCGGACCGAGGTCGGCATCCTCACCGCCAATGGCGCAGCGATCGCTACCGCGGTCGGCCCGGGTCGCGCAGTGATCGAATTCGGCTCCGGATCGTCGGCCAAGACCCCGCTGCTGCTGCGCACCGTCGCCGCCTCGGCCTATGTCCCGATCGATATCTCGGCCGAATTCCTCGACATGGCGGCGGCCGATCTCGCGCGCAAGCTGCCGGAATTGCCCGTCTTTCCCCTCGCCGCCGACTTCACCCGCCCGCTCAAACTGCCCGCCGGCATCGTGGGTCGCCCCAAGCTTGGCTTCTTTCCCGGCTCGACCCTCGGCAACCTTGCCCCCGCCGCCGCGATCGACCTGCTCCGCGCCTTCTCCGACACGCTCGGCGAGGGATCATGGCTCGTCATCGGCCTCGACCTGCGCAAGGACTCGGCCACCCTCGAAGCCGCGTACAATGATGCCGCCGGGGTCACCGCAGCGTTCAATCTCAACCTGTTGCACCGGATCAACCGCGAGCTCGACGGCACCATCGACGTCGATGATTTCACCCATTGGGCCCCGTTCAACGCCGATCTCGGTCGCATCGAGATGCACCTCCGCGCCGTCCGCGACACGAGCTTCACCGTCCTCGGCTCGCCGGTCACGATGGCGGCAGGCGAGACGATCCATACCGAAAACAGCTACAAATGGACCCTCGACGAAGCGCGCCTCCTCGCCCGCGCTGCCGGCTGGGATCCCGTCGACGCATGGACCGACGACGCAGCGCGCTTTGCACTCCACCTGTGGCGTCGCGACGACGGCGCGATCGAACCGTGA
- the folD gene encoding bifunctional methylenetetrahydrofolate dehydrogenase/methenyltetrahydrofolate cyclohydrolase FolD — MTATIIDGKAHAAALVERVAAAVPAFAAARGRNPGLAVVLVGENPASAVYVKNKLARTVAAGMRSIEHRLDATVSEDDLLALVAALNADDAVDGILVQLPLPGHIAETKILTAIDPDKDVDGFHPVNAGRLATGLPGLVPCTPFGCMILLKAVFGDLSGAEALVIGRSNIVGKPMAALLTAASATVTIAHSRTRDLAAYVARADIVVAAVGVPNLVRGGWIKPGATIIDVGMNRIGLPDGKTKLVGDVDFAEAVEVAGAITPVPGGVGPMTIACLLRNTMVAAHLRAGLPPPVGL; from the coding sequence ATGACCGCGACGATCATCGACGGCAAGGCGCATGCCGCCGCACTTGTCGAGCGGGTTGCCGCTGCGGTTCCCGCCTTCGCCGCCGCGCGCGGGCGCAATCCGGGGCTCGCGGTGGTGCTGGTGGGTGAGAACCCGGCGAGCGCGGTCTATGTAAAGAACAAGCTGGCGCGGACCGTCGCGGCGGGGATGCGCTCGATCGAGCACCGCCTGGATGCGACCGTGTCCGAGGACGACCTGCTCGCGCTCGTCGCCGCGCTCAACGCCGACGACGCGGTCGACGGCATCCTCGTCCAGCTGCCGCTGCCGGGGCACATCGCCGAGACGAAGATCCTGACCGCGATCGATCCCGACAAGGATGTCGACGGTTTCCACCCGGTCAACGCCGGGCGGCTCGCGACCGGGCTGCCGGGGCTGGTGCCGTGCACGCCGTTCGGCTGCATGATCCTGTTGAAGGCGGTCTTCGGCGATTTGAGCGGGGCCGAGGCGCTGGTGATCGGCCGCTCGAACATCGTCGGCAAGCCGATGGCGGCGCTGCTGACCGCGGCGTCGGCGACCGTCACCATCGCGCACAGCCGGACCCGCGACCTCGCCGCCTACGTCGCGCGCGCCGACATCGTCGTCGCTGCGGTCGGCGTGCCGAATCTCGTTCGCGGCGGGTGGATCAAGCCGGGGGCGACGATCATCGACGTTGGCATGAACCGCATCGGCCTTCCGGACGGTAAGACGAAGCTCGTCGGCGACGTCGATTTCGCTGAGGCGGTCGAGGTCGCGGGTGCGATCACTCCGGTCCCAGGCGGGGTCGGGCCGATGACGATCGCGTGCCTGTTGCGCAACACGATGGTCGCCGCGCACCTGCGTGCTGGCCTGCCGCCGCCGGTCGGGCTGTGA
- a CDS encoding electron transfer flavoprotein subunit alpha/FixB family protein, whose amino-acid sequence MSVLVLAEHDNSVLKDATLAAVTAAGELGGDVHLLVAGQGAQSVADAAAKVAGVTKVVLADDAAYGRALAENLAPLIVGLMANYDAFVAPATTRGKNVAPRVAAALDVAQISEILSVEGPDTFTRPIYAGNAIATVKSSDAKKVITVRGTAFAKAATTGGSATIETVTATPDAGLSSFVSADLTTSARPELTAAKIIVSGGRALGSGDKFHEIMDPLADSLGAALGASRAAVDAGYVPNDYQVGQTGKIVAPELYVAVGISGAIQHLAGMKDSKIIVAINKDDDAPIFQVADIGLVGDLFTLVPELTAKITAAK is encoded by the coding sequence ATGAGCGTCCTGGTTCTGGCCGAACACGACAACAGCGTCCTCAAGGATGCGACCCTCGCTGCTGTGACCGCCGCCGGCGAGCTCGGCGGCGACGTCCACTTGCTGGTCGCGGGCCAAGGCGCGCAGTCGGTCGCCGACGCGGCGGCGAAGGTCGCGGGCGTGACCAAGGTGGTCCTCGCCGACGACGCGGCGTACGGCCGCGCGCTCGCGGAAAATCTTGCCCCGCTGATCGTCGGGCTGATGGCGAACTACGACGCCTTCGTCGCCCCCGCGACGACGCGCGGCAAGAACGTCGCGCCGCGTGTCGCCGCTGCGCTCGACGTCGCCCAGATCAGTGAAATCCTTTCGGTCGAGGGTCCTGACACGTTTACCCGCCCGATCTACGCCGGCAACGCGATCGCGACGGTCAAGTCGTCCGACGCGAAGAAGGTCATCACCGTTCGCGGCACCGCCTTCGCCAAGGCAGCGACGACCGGCGGCAGCGCAACGATCGAGACGGTCACCGCCACCCCCGACGCTGGCCTGTCGAGCTTTGTCAGTGCCGACCTGACGACGAGCGCGCGCCCCGAACTGACGGCGGCGAAGATCATCGTTTCGGGCGGCCGCGCGCTCGGTAGCGGCGACAAGTTCCACGAGATCATGGACCCGCTCGCCGACAGCCTCGGCGCCGCCCTCGGCGCGAGCCGTGCCGCGGTCGATGCCGGCTATGTCCCGAACGACTATCAGGTCGGCCAGACCGGCAAGATCGTCGCCCCCGAGCTGTATGTCGCGGTCGGCATCTCGGGCGCGATCCAGCACCTCGCGGGGATGAAGGATTCGAAAATCATCGTCGCGATCAACAAGGACGACGACGCGCCGATCTTCCAGGTCGCCGACATCGGCCTCGTCGGCGACCTGTTCACGCTTGTCCCCGAACTGACCGCGAAGATTACCGCCGCCAAATAG
- a CDS encoding four-helix bundle copper-binding protein, whose amino-acid sequence MDPQVAACIEACNRAHGIALGMAMNHCLETGGDHVEPKHFRLMADCAAMCATAADFMLRSSQFHADSCRLCADVCEACADSCARLDGMEPCIDACRACAASCRAMAG is encoded by the coding sequence ATGGACCCCCAAGTCGCTGCCTGTATCGAAGCCTGTAATCGCGCCCACGGCATCGCGCTCGGGATGGCGATGAATCACTGCCTCGAGACCGGTGGCGACCATGTCGAGCCGAAGCATTTCCGCCTGATGGCCGACTGCGCCGCGATGTGCGCTACCGCCGCCGACTTCATGCTGCGCTCGTCGCAATTCCACGCCGACAGCTGCCGCCTGTGCGCCGATGTCTGCGAAGCCTGCGCCGACAGTTGCGCCAGGCTCGACGGCATGGAGCCGTGCATCGACGCGTGCCGGGCGTGCGCCGCAAGCTGCCGGGCGATGGCGGGCTAA
- a CDS encoding glycosyltransferase family 2 protein, with amino-acid sequence MDAITLTAPPADVEPSDIELSIVMPCLNEAETLAICIEKANRFLATSGVAGEVVIADNGSTDGSQDIARSLGARVVDVPARGYGAALQAGIIASHGRYVAMGDSDDSYDFEGLMPFVLKLREGYELVMGNRFQGGIKPGAMPPLHRYLGNPVLSFAGRLFYDAPIGDFHCGLRAFRRDSIMALGLRTTGMEFASEMVVKATLAHIRMAEVPTTLSPDGRSRPPHLRSWRDGWRHLKFLLTFAPKWLFFYPGAALAGVGLVLLVALLPGSLRLGSVTLGVHTLLFAAAGVIIGAQLMSFAVVARLFGVRERLWPTSPRIELARTWFSIDRTCVAGAIMLLAGIVIAAVALGGWAGTGFRDMNVEGTMRLAIPSVLLCALGVQALVTGFFTALLTSD; translated from the coding sequence ATGGACGCGATCACTCTCACAGCCCCGCCGGCCGATGTTGAACCGTCGGACATCGAGCTATCGATCGTGATGCCGTGCCTCAACGAGGCCGAGACGCTCGCGATCTGCATCGAGAAGGCGAACCGGTTTTTGGCGACGAGCGGCGTCGCGGGCGAGGTCGTCATCGCCGACAATGGCTCGACCGACGGCAGCCAGGACATCGCGCGGAGCCTCGGCGCACGCGTTGTCGACGTGCCCGCGCGCGGGTACGGCGCAGCCCTGCAAGCGGGCATCATCGCCAGCCACGGGCGCTACGTCGCGATGGGCGACTCCGACGACAGCTATGATTTCGAGGGGCTGATGCCGTTCGTGCTCAAGCTCCGCGAGGGCTATGAGCTCGTCATGGGCAACCGCTTCCAGGGCGGGATCAAGCCCGGCGCGATGCCGCCGCTCCACCGCTACCTCGGCAACCCGGTGCTGAGCTTTGCCGGGCGCCTGTTCTACGACGCGCCGATCGGCGACTTCCACTGCGGCCTGCGCGCGTTCCGCCGCGACAGCATCATGGCGCTCGGGCTGCGCACGACGGGCATGGAGTTTGCCTCCGAGATGGTCGTCAAGGCGACGCTCGCGCACATCCGCATGGCCGAGGTGCCGACGACGCTGTCGCCCGACGGCCGCTCGCGGCCACCGCACCTGCGCAGTTGGCGCGACGGCTGGCGGCATTTGAAGTTCCTGCTGACCTTCGCGCCGAAGTGGCTGTTCTTCTATCCCGGCGCGGCGCTCGCCGGGGTCGGGCTCGTCCTGCTGGTCGCGCTGCTGCCCGGCAGCCTGCGCCTCGGCAGCGTCACGCTCGGCGTCCACACCCTGTTGTTCGCCGCAGCTGGCGTCATCATCGGCGCGCAGCTGATGAGTTTCGCGGTCGTCGCCCGGCTGTTCGGGGTGCGCGAGCGGCTGTGGCCGACCTCGCCGCGGATCGAGCTCGCACGCACATGGTTCTCGATCGACCGGACATGCGTCGCGGGCGCGATCATGCTTCTTGCGGGCATCGTCATCGCCGCGGTCGCCCTCGGCGGCTGGGCCGGGACCGGGTTCCGCGACATGAACGTCGAGGGCACGATGCGCCTCGCGATCCCGTCAGTCCTGCTCTGCGCGCTCGGTGTCCAGGCGCTGGTGACCGGCTTCTTCACCGCGCTGCTGACAAGCGACTAG
- a CDS encoding GtrA family protein — MPEGGLGGRLRAMPPWAGQVFRFGITGGLGFLLDAAVLWLMIRAGASPYAGRVVSIACAIVLTWWLNRRLTFRTAAPPSWREFGAFLVQSLAGAAVNYAVYSALLWAGAPVVVALVVGTAIASVFNFFRYRAILS, encoded by the coding sequence ATGCCTGAGGGGGGATTGGGCGGGCGGTTGCGCGCGATGCCGCCGTGGGCGGGGCAGGTGTTCCGCTTCGGCATCACCGGCGGGCTCGGTTTTCTTCTCGATGCCGCGGTGTTGTGGCTGATGATTCGTGCCGGCGCATCGCCGTACGCCGGGCGCGTCGTCAGTATCGCTTGCGCGATTGTTCTGACGTGGTGGCTCAACCGCCGCCTGACCTTCCGCACCGCCGCGCCGCCGTCATGGCGCGAATTCGGCGCGTTCCTCGTCCAGTCGCTCGCCGGGGCGGCGGTCAACTACGCGGTCTATTCGGCGCTGCTCTGGGCCGGAGCCCCCGTCGTCGTCGCGCTTGTCGTCGGTACCGCGATCGCCTCGGTCTTCAACTTCTTCCGCTATCGCGCGATCCTGAGTTAG
- a CDS encoding APC family permease has protein sequence MATQAATLAPGLKRTLGPVAVSLLTLSVLSPAASVFITGADIIHQAGTGAALAFIVGGLLTLIFTFAQAELGSAFPFAGGDYATIGQALGPRWGFVQFGIDMLSTPVLLALTASGIALYLHGVAPVLPNVPTAIAALAVATVLAVLNVRTNAVITGVFLAIELSALALVSVLGLGSPARGIGEVLTAPVTFTGGLAAPLTLGIAAVAISAASWAISGSGQAIYFAEELHDPVRVGRLVIRITLASIVTMVLPVLALTIGARDLPATLASDSPFAALIAQHASPLVATLIELGIAAAIFNAVMAGVICYGRWLWSSGRDAIWAAPINRALISIHPRFGSPWVATIVVGVTAMGFTLLGLPMLVLLSAANGIANWALLNTAAWVGRQHGVTGQGDAYRAPLFPLPNIVSLVVTAVLAVMTWQDAETGRTGELVVAGTIIGALLYHRFVLAQRPGGWRMVAPSFDRVS, from the coding sequence ATGGCGACACAGGCGGCGACGTTGGCACCGGGCCTGAAGCGAACGCTTGGCCCGGTCGCGGTGTCGCTGCTGACGCTGTCGGTGCTGTCGCCGGCGGCGTCGGTGTTCATTACCGGGGCCGACATCATCCATCAGGCGGGGACCGGCGCGGCGCTGGCATTCATCGTCGGCGGGCTGCTGACACTCATCTTCACCTTCGCGCAGGCCGAGCTCGGGTCGGCATTTCCCTTCGCCGGCGGTGATTACGCGACGATCGGACAGGCGCTTGGTCCGCGCTGGGGGTTTGTCCAGTTCGGGATCGACATGCTCAGCACACCGGTCCTGCTCGCGCTCACCGCAAGCGGGATCGCGCTCTACCTCCACGGGGTTGCGCCGGTCCTGCCCAACGTCCCGACCGCGATCGCCGCGCTGGCGGTGGCGACGGTGCTTGCCGTGCTCAACGTCCGGACTAACGCCGTCATCACCGGAGTCTTCCTCGCGATCGAACTGTCGGCGCTTGCGCTCGTCAGCGTCCTTGGCCTCGGCAGTCCTGCGCGCGGAATTGGCGAGGTCTTGACCGCACCGGTCACGTTCACCGGCGGACTGGCGGCTCCCCTCACGCTCGGCATCGCTGCGGTCGCGATATCCGCAGCGTCGTGGGCAATCAGCGGATCGGGGCAGGCGATCTATTTCGCCGAGGAGCTCCACGATCCGGTCCGCGTCGGGCGCCTCGTTATCCGCATAACCCTCGCGTCGATCGTGACGATGGTGCTGCCGGTGTTGGCACTGACGATCGGCGCGCGCGACCTGCCCGCGACGCTCGCCTCCGATTCGCCATTCGCTGCGCTGATCGCGCAGCACGCCTCCCCGCTCGTCGCGACGCTGATCGAGCTCGGCATTGCCGCGGCGATCTTCAACGCGGTGATGGCCGGGGTGATCTGCTACGGGCGCTGGCTGTGGAGCTCGGGGCGCGACGCGATCTGGGCCGCGCCGATCAACCGGGCATTGATCAGCATCCATCCGCGCTTCGGCTCGCCATGGGTCGCGACCATCGTGGTCGGGGTGACGGCGATGGGCTTCACCCTGCTCGGCCTGCCGATGCTGGTGCTGCTGTCGGCGGCAAACGGGATCGCCAACTGGGCTTTGCTCAACACTGCGGCATGGGTCGGGCGGCAACACGGCGTCACCGGGCAGGGGGACGCCTATCGCGCGCCGCTCTTCCCGCTCCCGAACATCGTCAGCCTCGTTGTGACCGCAGTGCTCGCGGTGATGACGTGGCAGGACGCCGAGACCGGGCGAACCGGCGAGCTGGTCGTCGCGGGAACGATCATTGGAGCGCTGCTGTACCACCGCTTCGTGCTCGCGCAGCGACCCGGCGGTTGGAGAATGGTCGCGCCCTCATTCGATCGAGTAAGTTAG
- the egtB gene encoding ergothioneine biosynthesis protein EgtB encodes MATAAKLEDDMLRDRFQATRALTVALAAPLSDADATVQSMADASPAKWHLAHTTWFLETFILNEAAGYRVFDDRFNFLFNSYYESIGARHPRAARGLITRPALAEIIAWRAHVDAALDAAWGRLPPAALTLIELAIAHEQQHQELLLTDILHLFSANPIEPRVYTPTPAAPAGAAPDGRAWTSHRAGIVRVGAERSSPAFSFDCEGPAHELLLRPFALAGACVSNADWAAFIADGGYRTAALWLSDGWAWVKREAIAAPLYWFDDGTSFTLSGRVERAADAPVVHLSHYEADAFATWAGARLPTEFEWEIAAQGVDPTSGNQLDGPGTIAPRAGGELFGDVWNWTASAFLPYPGFRPEAGAVGEYNGKFMSGQMVLRGASCATPRGHSRLSLRNFFYPHQRWQFTGLRLAKDV; translated from the coding sequence ATGGCAACGGCGGCGAAACTTGAGGACGATATGCTGCGCGATCGCTTCCAGGCGACGCGTGCACTGACCGTTGCGCTCGCCGCGCCGCTGTCGGACGCCGACGCGACCGTCCAGTCGATGGCCGACGCGTCACCGGCAAAGTGGCACCTCGCCCACACGACGTGGTTCCTCGAGACATTTATTCTGAACGAAGCCGCCGGCTACCGCGTGTTCGACGACCGCTTCAACTTCCTGTTCAACAGCTATTACGAGTCGATCGGCGCGCGGCATCCCCGCGCCGCCCGCGGCTTGATCACGCGCCCCGCGCTTGCCGAGATCATCGCGTGGCGCGCGCATGTCGATGCCGCGCTCGATGCCGCATGGGGCCGCCTGCCGCCTGCCGCGCTGACGCTGATCGAACTGGCGATTGCTCACGAGCAGCAGCATCAGGAGCTGCTGCTGACCGATATCCTCCACCTGTTTTCGGCGAATCCGATCGAACCGCGTGTCTATACGCCGACGCCGGCCGCGCCGGCCGGGGCTGCGCCCGATGGGCGCGCGTGGACATCGCATCGTGCGGGCATTGTGCGGGTCGGTGCGGAACGAAGTTCGCCTGCGTTTTCATTCGATTGCGAGGGACCGGCGCATGAATTGCTGCTTCGCCCGTTCGCCCTCGCCGGGGCTTGTGTCAGCAACGCCGACTGGGCCGCGTTCATCGCCGACGGCGGGTACCGGACCGCGGCATTGTGGCTGTCCGATGGCTGGGCATGGGTCAAGCGCGAGGCGATCGCAGCGCCGCTTTACTGGTTCGACGACGGCACCAGCTTCACGCTCTCGGGACGGGTCGAGCGCGCCGCCGATGCCCCGGTGGTCCACCTAAGTCATTATGAAGCCGACGCTTTCGCGACTTGGGCAGGCGCGCGGCTGCCGACCGAGTTCGAGTGGGAAATCGCCGCGCAGGGGGTCGACCCGACCAGCGGCAACCAGCTCGATGGCCCCGGGACGATCGCCCCGCGCGCCGGCGGCGAGCTGTTCGGTGACGTCTGGAATTGGACCGCGAGCGCGTTCCTCCCCTACCCCGGCTTCCGCCCCGAAGCGGGCGCGGTCGGCGAGTATAACGGCAAGTTCATGAGCGGGCAGATGGTCCTCCGCGGCGCCTCGTGCGCCACCCCCCGCGGGCATAGCCGATTGAGTTTGCGTAACTTTTTCTATCCCCATCAGCGCTGGCAGTTCACCGGACTGCGGCTGGCGAAGGACGTCTGA
- a CDS encoding argininosuccinate synthase: MRNDDKAPVKKVVLAFSGGLDTSVILKWLQQTYNCEVVTFTADLGQGEELEPARAKAKLLGVKEIFIEDLRDEFVRDYVFPMMRANALYEGQYLLGTSIARPLIAKKQIEIARATGADAVSHGATGKGNDQVRFELGYYALAPDIRIIAPWREWDLTSREALIAFAEAHQIPVSKDKRGESPFSTDANLLHTSSEGKVLEDPWDEVPDYVYSRTVSPEDAPDLPQYITIDFERGDPVAVDGEGFGPAALLAKLNDLGREHGIGRLDLVENRFVGMKSRGMYETPGGTILHLAHRGIESITLDRGAAHLKDALMPQYAELIYNGFWFAPEREMLQAAIDNSQAKVTGTVRLKLYKGSVSVVGRKSPLSLYSPKIVTFEDDAGAYDQRDAAGFIKLNALRLRLLGRRDQGNPE; the protein is encoded by the coding sequence ATGCGAAACGACGACAAGGCTCCGGTGAAGAAAGTCGTGCTCGCGTTTTCGGGCGGGCTCGACACCAGCGTCATCCTCAAATGGCTCCAGCAGACGTATAATTGCGAGGTCGTCACCTTCACCGCCGACCTTGGCCAGGGCGAAGAGCTCGAACCCGCACGGGCCAAGGCCAAGCTGCTCGGGGTCAAGGAGATCTTCATCGAGGACCTGCGCGACGAGTTCGTCCGCGACTATGTCTTTCCGATGATGCGCGCCAACGCGCTGTACGAAGGCCAGTATCTGCTCGGCACGTCGATCGCGCGCCCGCTGATCGCGAAGAAGCAGATCGAGATCGCCCGCGCGACCGGGGCCGATGCGGTCAGCCACGGCGCGACCGGCAAGGGCAACGACCAGGTCCGCTTCGAACTCGGCTATTACGCGCTCGCTCCCGACATCCGCATTATCGCCCCATGGCGCGAATGGGACCTGACCAGCCGCGAGGCGCTGATCGCCTTCGCCGAGGCGCACCAGATTCCGGTGTCGAAGGACAAGCGCGGCGAGTCGCCGTTCTCGACCGACGCCAATTTGCTCCACACGAGCTCGGAAGGGAAAGTCCTCGAGGACCCGTGGGACGAGGTCCCCGATTATGTCTATTCGCGCACCGTCAGCCCCGAGGATGCGCCCGACCTGCCGCAGTACATCACGATCGACTTCGAGCGCGGTGATCCGGTCGCGGTCGACGGCGAGGGGTTCGGCCCGGCAGCGCTGTTGGCCAAGCTCAACGATCTCGGCCGCGAGCATGGCATTGGGCGCCTCGATCTCGTCGAGAACCGCTTCGTCGGGATGAAGTCGCGCGGGATGTACGAGACGCCGGGCGGGACAATCCTGCATCTGGCGCATCGCGGGATCGAATCGATCACGCTCGATCGCGGCGCGGCGCACCTCAAGGACGCGCTGATGCCGCAATATGCCGAGCTGATCTACAACGGCTTCTGGTTCGCCCCCGAGCGCGAGATGCTCCAGGCGGCGATCGACAACAGCCAGGCGAAGGTGACCGGGACGGTGCGGCTCAAGCTGTACAAGGGGTCGGTCAGCGTCGTCGGGCGCAAGTCGCCGCTGTCGCTGTACTCGCCGAAGATCGTCACCTTCGAGGACGACGCCGGGGCCTACGACCAGCGCGACGCGGCGGGGTTCATCAAGCTGAATGCGCTGCGGCTGCGGCTGCTCGGACGGCGCGACCAAGGAAACCCGGAATGA
- a CDS encoding electron transfer flavoprotein subunit beta/FixA family protein has protein sequence MKLLVPVKRVVDYNVKVRVKTDGTGVELANVKMSMNPFDEIAVEEAIRLKEKGVATEIVVVSIGVQQCQETLRTALAMGADRGILVVTDQTTESLMVAKILAAIAKEEQPGMIILGKQAIDDDANQTGQMLAALLDWPQGTFASKVTVEGDHVTVAREVDGGAETVSLKLPAIITTDLRLNEPRYASLPNIMKAKAKKIEPKTPADYGVDPTPRLTVVKVSEPSKRTAGVKVKTVDELVDKLKVLGAIG, from the coding sequence ATGAAGCTTCTCGTCCCCGTCAAGCGGGTCGTCGATTATAACGTCAAGGTCCGGGTCAAGACCGACGGCACTGGCGTCGAGCTCGCCAACGTCAAGATGAGCATGAATCCGTTCGACGAAATTGCGGTCGAGGAAGCGATCCGCCTCAAGGAAAAGGGCGTCGCGACCGAGATCGTCGTCGTCTCGATCGGCGTCCAGCAGTGCCAGGAGACGCTGCGGACCGCGCTCGCGATGGGCGCCGATCGCGGCATCCTCGTCGTCACCGACCAGACCACCGAATCGCTGATGGTCGCCAAGATCCTCGCGGCGATCGCCAAGGAGGAGCAGCCCGGGATGATCATCCTCGGCAAGCAGGCGATCGACGACGACGCCAACCAGACCGGGCAGATGCTCGCCGCTTTGCTAGATTGGCCGCAGGGTACCTTCGCGTCGAAGGTCACCGTCGAGGGCGATCACGTCACCGTCGCGCGCGAAGTCGACGGCGGCGCCGAGACGGTGTCGCTCAAGCTGCCCGCGATCATCACCACCGATCTGCGCCTGAACGAGCCGCGTTACGCCTCGCTGCCGAACATCATGAAGGCGAAGGCGAAGAAGATCGAGCCGAAGACCCCGGCGGATTACGGCGTCGACCCGACGCCGCGGCTGACGGTCGTGAAGGTCAGCGAACCGTCGAAGCGGACCGCCGGCGTCAAGGTCAAGACGGTCGACGAACTTGTCGACAAGCTGAAGGTTTTGGGAGCGATCGGATGA
- a CDS encoding MarC family protein, with product MIATLFPLFVSAFVTLFVVLDPPGVIPIFSSLTSGASPLHRRAMAWRSTAIASGVLLLFGIFGQGFLGALGISLAAFRIAGGIMVFLIAIDMVFEKRTERRENRAEEIRGGRAVVEEDISVFPMAIPMLAGPGAIAAVMLLSARAHGIAEHIVVFGALAAVLAITLVALLAAGPVMRLIGVKIEAMVTRLLGVILAALAAQFVIDGLREAFHLA from the coding sequence GTGATCGCAACGCTCTTCCCGCTGTTCGTCTCGGCGTTCGTCACGCTGTTCGTCGTCCTCGACCCGCCCGGCGTCATCCCGATCTTCTCGTCGCTGACATCGGGCGCGTCGCCGTTGCACCGCCGGGCGATGGCGTGGCGCTCGACCGCGATCGCCAGCGGTGTGCTGCTGCTGTTCGGCATCTTCGGCCAGGGCTTTCTCGGCGCTCTCGGCATCAGCCTCGCCGCGTTCCGCATCGCCGGCGGCATCATGGTGTTCCTGATCGCGATCGACATGGTCTTCGAAAAGCGCACCGAACGCCGCGAAAATCGCGCTGAAGAGATCAGGGGCGGTCGCGCGGTCGTCGAGGAAGACATCTCGGTGTTCCCGATGGCGATCCCGATGCTCGCCGGGCCGGGCGCGATCGCTGCGGTGATGCTGCTGTCGGCGCGCGCGCATGGAATCGCCGAGCACATCGTCGTGTTCGGCGCGCTCGCGGCAGTGCTGGCGATCACCCTCGTCGCGTTGCTCGCTGCCGGGCCGGTGATGCGGCTGATCGGAGTCAAGATCGAGGCGATGGTCACACGGCTGCTCGGCGTGATTCTCGCCGCGCTCGCCGCGCAATTCGTCATCGACGGGTTGCGCGAGGCGTTCCACCTCGCGTGA